The nucleotide window TAAATCAGGAAACAAAAGAACATGAAGCAAATATGAAAGTATTAGAGTTAATCGGTGATAAAAACAATAAAGACTTTAGTTTAAAAAGATTAAGTTTAATAATAGGAATTCCGGGATTCCTTATTTTAACAGGGATATGTTTATTTTCGGGAAATAAAGATGTTTTACTTGAAATTTTGAAAATAACATTTGCATTTTTAGGAGGAACAGGATTCGGATATTATATAAAAAGAGATAAAGATTCAGAAAGAAGTTAAAAAGTTTGATATAATCACATTCATTAAGTTGATTGTGATTTTTTATAATAAATTAAATCCATATTTTCAAAGTCGATAAAGAAGGAGTATGAGGGAGTGATAGCCCCCTCATTACTCCAATATCACATTTTCCAGCAGCGGTGACCTCATAATGTCAAAAGGCATTACCCAACCACCGTTATTTGAATCCAAATCGACATTTCTTCCGACTTTTTTTCCCGCTTTTTTAAATACGAGATAAACGAACTGTGAACAATAAAGCCTTTTATCAAAGTTTTTGTGGAAAGTCAAACCGTAAGGTTTATTTACAGTTTTATTTATTTCTTCAAATAAAGCATTTTTATAATCATCATCTATTCCTTTTAATCTGAATACAGAAATTTGTCTATCAATCTTTTGCCACACAAATAAAGGGCTTTCGCTGTAGCCGGCAGAATAAGAAGGAAATTCGACTATTTTCTTTTCTTCGTTTAAAACTGCCACATGTCCCCACATTGAACGGATGGTGTTTCTTTTGGATAAAATAAGTATATCTCCGGGCTGCAGCTGATCCGATTTAGCGATTACTTCTTTTGCAGAGTACCATTTGTATGCCGGATCGATAGATTTACAGGAGATCAGAAATAAAACAGGTATTAAAAGTAAGACAATTTTTTTAATAATTCGGTTAAGATTCATATAGATTCAGTTCCTTTCGCTGTTTGATATTCATATTATATAAAAAAGAAATGAAATAGTCCAGTTAAAAATTTTAGTTGCCAAAAATTACTAAAGTTTGTATAATTATATACAAATATAAAGTATAGAACGGAGAGAAAATATAATGAATATAGTCGCACCGGCAGGTAACTATGAAAAATTGGAAGCGGCAATAAAAGCGGGAGCAAATGAAGTTTATTTCGGGCTTAAAGGATTCGGGGCCAGAAGAAACAATGAAAATCTGAGTATAAAAGAAATTCTTGACGGAATAGATTATGCCCATTCGAGAGGGATAAGAACACTGATAGCATTAAATACTGTTATGAAAGATGTAGAAATAGATGCAGCATACAAATACATAAGTAAAATTTATGAACACGGACTTGATGCGGTAATAGTGCAGGATTTGGGATTTATGAGTTTTCTGAAAGAAAATTTTCCGAAACTTGCTTTACACGGAAGTACTCAAATGACAGTGGCAAATCATGTAGAAGCAAATAAACTTAAGGAATTGGGGCTGAGTCGTGTAGTTCTCGCAAGAGAGATGTCTTTTGAAGAAATAAAAAGTATAAGGGAAAAAACTGATATAGAGCTTGAAATATTTGTATCGGGATCGCTTTGTATCTCTTATTCGGGAAACTGTTATATAAGCAGCTTTATCGGAGGGAGAAGCGGAAATAGAGGACTTTGTGCTTATTCGTGCAGAAAAAAGTTTGAAGATGAAGAAGGCAATAAAGCGTATTTTCTGAGTCCTAACGATCAGTTATTGCAAACAGAAGAAATAAACAAGCTGAAAGATATAGGAATAAATGCAATAAAAGTTGAAGGACGTAAAAAATCAAGCGAATATGTGTACGAAACAGTAAGCTATTATGATAATATACTGAAAGGAAAGCCTAGACCTACTGAAAGCTACAAGCTGTTTAACAGAGGTTATTCTAAAGGTTATTTTTACTTGGATAATAAACTTATGAATTTTAAATATTCTTCAAATTTCGGGTATTTTTTAGGGGCAAGAATAGAAAACAGCAATAATTTCAGGATTGATGACGAGCTTATATTAGGGGACGGCATTCAATTTGTAGACAGTGATTTTGAAAAAATTTCAGGAGAATATGTAAATAAACTTATTGTAAACGGGAAAAAAGTTCAAAAAGCCGACAAAGATGATATTGTTTCTGTAGGAAAACTGCCTGACAAAACAAAGTATATTTATAAAAATTATTCCAAAGAAATCAATGACAGAATAATACATAATATAAAAGTGTCCAAAAGATTTGCTTCCATAGATGGAGAACTGTTTGCGGAAAAAGGACAGGAAATTATGTTGAAATTTTCTATTTACAATCTTAAAGATGAAAAAATAGAAGTTTTAAAAAAAGGAAATGTTATAGAACAGGACGCTAAAAAAGAAATTACAAAAGAGCAGATAGCTGAAAAGTTGGGAGAACTGGGAGATACAACGTTTGAACTGAACAGTTTGAAAATAAATTATGACGGAAAATCTTTCATACCTTTCAGTGAACTGAAATCATTAAAAAGAGAATGTGTGTCGGAGCTTCAGGAAAAACTTGTAAACTCTTACAGGAAAAAGCTTGAGGAAAAAAAGGTAAAGACTTTTAAAGGAAAATGCAATACCGAACCCATTTTTTCGGCTCTTGTTTCCAATGAAGAGCAGGAAAAAGCCTGTCGTGAGGCGGGAATAGAAAAAATCTATCATAAGCAGTATGACGTCGCCAAAGAAAAAAATCTTCATAAAACCGATAAAATAAAAACAGACTCAAATTTAGCTTCAAACCTTTATCAAGTAGCCATGGGAGAAAAGAATAATATAAATGGACAATCTTCGGACTGGAATTTAAACGTGTTTAATAATTATACTCTGGATTTATTTTCACAATTTCCCAATTTGGAAACAGTGTTTTTATCGCCTGAGTTGAATTATAAGCAGCTGAAAATGATAAAATCGGATAAAGTCAAAATAGGAATGATAATATACGGATATTTAAAGGGAATGTATATTGAGCATAAGATATTTGATAAAGAGTACAAGGAATTACAGGGAGAATTTTATGATAAGTATAAAATATTGAAAAATGACCTGGATAACATAGAATTGTACTTGGATAAGCCTATGAATCTTATTCCGAAACTTGATCAAATAAAAGAATTTAATTTTGATGAATTAAGATTGGACTTTACTTTTGAAACAGCTGAAGAAGTAAAGAAAATTATAAAAAGTCTGCAGACTAAAAAGGGGAATTACAATCCTTATTCATTTGAACGCGGAGTATTTTAATTCTTTGAAAAATTTATAAAAATGAAAAGAGGGTTTATGGAAATTATAAAGAACAGGAATTATATTGAGAAAATGTATATGCTTTTGGGCGGAGCCATTTTTACTCACTATGTTCTGGTAATAGTACTTTGTATACTGCTGTTGAAAGATATTTTTGTTACAGGAGAATACAAGAAAATATTAAAAGATAAATCTCTTGTTATAGTAGAAGCGGTTTTGGGGCTTTCCATAATAACTTCCTTATTTTATAAAAATTATTACGGGTTGATCGCCATACCGATGTTGCTGTGTATTATGGTAGGAAGATACTATACAAGAATTGTAAGCGATGATTTTAAAAATTATAATCTTGAATTAATGGCAAAATTTTCAGGAACAGCATTTTTTATTTCTTTGATTGAATGTCTTATTACAAAAGACAGAGCAGGATATTTTTCCTATTTGAATCCTAACTATTTGGGAAATATAATGGTGATGGCTGCTGTTGTAAATCTCTATTTGGCTCTTAAAAAGAGAACAAAACTTAACTTTTTAATATTTATACTTAATTTTATGACTATTGTAATGTCAGGTTCAAGGTCGGCCCTTGCTGCAGCAATAATAGGAATATTTGTTCTGCTTTATTATTTTCTTGAAAAAAAAGCCTTTTTTATCTGTGTTTTGTTTTTAATCAGTTATATTGCGGGAGTTTATTGCGATTTTCTTCCGTTTTTGAGGGAAGACAGTATTTCAAAATATTACGGTTTGAGAAAAGATATATTGAAAATGGCGTTGCGGGCCTTTAAGAGTAATATACTGTTCGGACACGGGAATTTTTATTATTTCAAATATACGAAGTTTTATCCTCATTCACATAATGCCGTAACCGAACTGCTTATAAGCTACGGATTAATCGGAACGGTAGCACTTATGACGGTATGGTTAAAATATATATATGATATTTTTAAAGACGATAAGAGTAATGTTTTGAAAATATCCATACTTTTAGGCGTTGTAGCTCATAATCTTACTGATTTTCCCATATTTTGGATACAGACGGTACTGTTATTTATAATGATACTTTCCTGTTGGGAAAATAAAGATGAAGTGAAAAAGTTGAGATTTCACAGTCGGAATATAAAATAGTCATGAGGACTAGCTGTCCTCATAATTCTTGCTAACGATTTCAGATTTTAGATGCTCAAAAATGCTCGTTCGCTAAGTTTATGAGGACTAGCTGTCCTCATACTCCTGCTGACAACCCCAAATTTTACATACTTAAAAATGCCCGTTCGCTATGAAAACAAAAAGGATGTTTTCATAACGCTCACTAACACATTTTTTACATTGTAAAATTTGAAGGTTGGAGGGTAAAAATATAAAGATAAAAAAATAGCTATTATTCCAAAGAATAATAGCCTGGTAAGACTTCCGTAGAAACTTACCTCGCTCACTATAAAATTATTATACTATATTTTTTTATAAAATGCAATAAAAAAGGGGAGAAATATGAGTGAAAAAGTATCAAAAACATACGAAGAACAGTTAAATATTTTGAAAAGTAGAAATTTGAAAATATTGAATGAAAGAAAAGCAAAAAAATTTTATCAATAGAAAGTTACTATGCTTTAATAAATGGATATAAAGATATATTTTTAGAAAGTTTTAAATCGGAAATTTATCAAGAGAATGTGTATTTCGAAAATATATTTATGTTATTTAATTTTGATAGAGAATTGAGGATGATTTTATTAAAATATATTCTAATTGTAGAAAGAACAATTAAAACAAAAATATCATATCATTTTTCAATGAAATATGATGATAAATACTTGAATGCTAATAACTTTGATTATAATAATAGAAGAAAAAGTTTGCAAATACTAAGATTAATTTATAATATGTCTAAAGTGAAAAGAATATATTCTGAAGTTAATTCTTCTATATACCATTATCAGAAAATACATGATAAAATTCCTTTGTGGGTATTGGTAGAAAAGTTAAATTTCGGTATTATATCTCATTTTTTCTATTGCTTGATTTAAAGGATCAAAATGCAATAGTAAAAGAAATATTTGAAGACTATAAAGAAGAATATAATTATAATAAAAAGTCAATCCTTAATCCTGCGGAAACATCGGAAATTTTATTTTTTATTTGTAATTTCAGAAATAAATGTGCTCATGATGAAAGAATATATCAGCACAAACATAAATTTACATCGGGTAAATCTCCAAATCCTTTTATTTTCAAAGATAAAAATATAAAATTCAATAATGATGTTTTTGCTTTAATTGTATCGTTGAAAATATTTTTAATAAAAGAAAATTATATTGAAATGATTAATAAAATAAATGAATTAATAAGTAAATTGCCTGCATTATTACCTAATCATTATAAAAAAATATTAAATAAAATGGGTTTTTCTAATGATTGGGAGAATATTATGTTAGAAATTATTAAATAGAAAATTAGATATAAAAAGAATTAAGATAATAAAAAGAGGCTTGGAATAAAATTCTTTGCCTCTTTTAATTTATAGTCTTAATCTACAAATAATAATTCACTGACTTTTTTAATATAAGGAATTTCAAATTCCTGTCCTAAAAATGATTTTATTATAGCGATAATTTGAACAATCGAAAGTACAAATGTAATAATTACAAATGCTGCATTTCCTATAAAAATAAATACATTTAAAAAAACAGATACAAACAACAACATACCTAAAGCAAGTGTCTGTTTAGCATAAGTTCTTACAAACTGATTTTTAGTTTCTAAAATCAGTGCAAGAAGTGATATTAAAAATCCCAACCCCGGTAAAAAGAAACTCAGATTTATAAGAGCTGCCGCTGCATTTGCTCTCAACCCTCCTATTGAAGCCTGTTCTTTAATATTTGAACTCATAAATACCTCCTTGTAACAATGTTTATTATTTACTCAAAGATTTTAACATAAAAAAATTGAAAAATCAAATTGAAATTAGCGGCTAAAAAGGTTATACTAAGATATAAAATTAAAAAGTCGGAAGGAAATCAATGATTTATTTTATAGGCGGAACGAAACATAGAGAATTTAGGTATTTTGATTTACTTGAAAAAATAAGGAAAGAAAATCCGGGAATTTCGGAAAGCTTTTTTGATGTAGACATTAAGGAAGAAGAGAAATTTTTGGAAAAAGTCAGTTTTAATTCTATTTTTTCAACAGAAGAATTAATCGTATTAAGACGGGCAGAAAAATTGAAGGACTTGGAAAAAACCTTAGACTACATTGCAAATCTTGATATAGTCGGAAAAGAAATAATAATAGATTATTTTAAAGAAGACGGAAAAACAGGAGTAAAACTTTCAAAAAAGTTGGAAGAATTAAAGAAAAACGGGAAATTGGAAGTTTATTTATTTCCTAAAGAAGATGATGGAGAGATAAAGAAGTATATTAAAAAGGAACTGGGAATTTCCGAGAAAGATACGGCAATGCTCTTGGAAATGATTGGAAACGATCCTTTTAAAGTGAAAAACGAAGTCGAGAAAATAAAAATATATTTAAACGGCGACTCTTTTAATATGCAGGAAATGAAAAAGATAGTGTCTGTCGAGAAAGAATACAGAATTTACGAAACAGTCGATAAAATATTGAATAACAAAGCAGCAGAAGTAATAGATTATCTCGAAAAAACTAAGGAGTACATGGGTGTACTTTATTCGCTGTATGGAGAACTGGAAGTTATGTATAAACTAAGCTGTTTAAGGAGTTCCGGTATGAAATTCAGCAGTAATTATGCGGTATTTAAAAATGAATTTGAAGGAATAAAGGAGATTTTTAAAACGAATAATAGACTTCCCAATCCTTATGTGATATTTATGAAATTTCCGAAATTAAAAAATTATACGGCAAAAAATCTGAGAAGGCTTGTTTTCAGATGCTGGGAAGTTGAAAAGGATATAAAAACCGGGAAAATAGAAATGGAATCGGGTATAGAAACTTTAATAATGGAAACAGCCGATTTATACGTGAAAAAATAAAAACTCTGTAAATCAGAAAAATTAGGTATTAAAAGGGAGTTTAAGAAAAGTTTTTTTGCAAATAACATTAAATCACTTGATTTTTATTGTAAAAAATGGTAATATACTTTGGTAATTTTGCATATACTAAGTTATAGAGCAATATTCATAAATATAATAGAAAGAATGATATTTGGAAGGAGGAAAGAATGGCACATTCAAAATCATCTAAAAAAAGAATTTTCATCGGTGAAAGAAATGCAAGCAGAAATCAGGCTATAAAAAGCAGAGTTAAAACATTCGTAAAAAAAGTTCTTTCAGCTGTTGAGGCTAAAAATGTCGACGAAGCTAAAACAGCATTACAGGTTGCTTATAAAGAATTAGATAAAGCTGTAACTAAAGGAGTTCTTAAGAAAAATACAGCATCGAGAAAAAAATCAAGACTTGCATTAAAAGTTAATTCATTGGCAAGCTAATTGTCATTGGTTAATTTTAAAAAAATTTTTTTAAAATTATAAAGGCATAATCAGAGTGATTGTGCCTTTTTGTTTGCAAAAAGTAAGATATAATGCTATAATAATTTTATAAAAATGAAACGGTACATATTAAGGTGACAAAAGAACAACTCTATAGTAGTTGTTTTTTTGTTTTTATGATATATATTCGCTATCTCCGACTGAAGTATCTCACCAATACTAAGTCAGTTAGGAGGTGAAATATGTACTGTTTCATAATAAAAATACTATTTTTTGTAGTATTGTTTTTATTAATTCAAAATAATGCTATGTAATAGTATTTTTTCCTTGCTATGTTTTTTGGGATAGCAAGGTTTTTATGACAAATCATAATGAAAATTGTTTTTTTGAAGAAAATGATTTGAAAGAATTAGATTTAGATTGGGAAAAATAGAAGATAATTTAATTAAATATAAAAAAGAAATAGTAGCAGGTAAGGTAAAATAGGAATTAATGAAAATATTAACAGTAAAAATAATACATAAAAGAATTTAATTCTATGATAGAATTTTAATTCATAAAAAGTAAAAAGAAAATAAAAAAGTTCTTGAAAGAATAGATGACTATACTATAACAGAATATAAATAATTTTTGAAAAATCAGGAGGGCAAAACAGCAAGCCCTCTTTTCCTTATTTATCAATTCTAATCTTATTTAAGTTTCTTCTTTTGGATCTTTGCAGGATTTATATTCCAGTCAAGTTTTTTTACAAGGCAGAAAAACAGTATTGCTGCAAGGGTATTTGAGAAAAGATTTCCCCAAAATACGGCATACACGCCCAAAAATTTTTGTGTAAAAAGTATAAACAGATATCTGAAAAACCATATTCTCAATATAGCCATAAAAAGCGGCACTTTTGTTCTTCCTAAAGCGATGAAAACACCCTGACAGACTGAAAATACACCGAATCCTATTACTGAATATGTATAAATATTTAAAGCATGATTGGCAATATCGAGAACTTCTTTATTACGTGTGAAAAGCACGGTTATTTTTCCCGCCAAAGGAACTATCATACCTATTGTCAAAAGAGCAATCACAACACTGGTAATCCAGCCGTAAGTAAAAATTTTTTTTGCTTTTTTAATTTCTCCGATTCCCATATTCATGCTGATCATTGTAGTAACTGTAGTTCCTATAGCCGATGGGAGAATAAAACAGATAGAATTAATATTTGAAGCGATTCCCTGTGCATTCAGAGAAATGGCATCGTATTTGTCAACTTCTTTATTAATAAGTACAAATCCCGTTTGAATGAGCATATAACTGAGCATTGATGGAAATCCGATTTTAAAAAGTCTGGCAACAATGGGAAGATTTAGATGATATTTTTTCAAATCAAGTTTCATATCGGTATTTTTTATAAACAGGTCATGATACATCCATACAGAAATAATAATATACGAGAAAAGACTTGCCATTACAGCACCGACGATTTTCATTTCAAAAAAATATAAAAATACAGTATTAAATATAATTTTTAAAAATAACAGTATAAAAACTCTTATAAAAGTTACTTCGGGTCGCCCTACCGCATTTTTGGCGGAATTGTATATTGCCGTCATAAATACGAGAGGCATAACTAAAGAATAAAGAGAAATATAAACAAATACTTCGTGTTTTATCTCCGAAGTAATATTTGCAGAAACAAGATATCCTGCTCCTATACACACCGGAATAAGGATAAGTCCTATAACAAATCCGAAAACAAAAACTTGAAGAGTAACTTCCTTTACGGCTTTTATAACTCCCCGACCGTAGAGTTGTCCTATCATTGCCATTGCAGCGGCACCGAGCCCTTGTGACAATGCAATCATAATATTTAAAACAGGTTGGCTGAAAGTAACTGCACTTGCAGTAACGACTCCTGCAATATTATTTAGAAACAGACCGTCCGACAAGGGAATAAATGCCTGTATCGCACCTACAAGAAGGGTAGGGACCGATAAAAAAAGAAGTGTATTTAAAATATTTCCATTCAAAATCATTTTTCGCCGTTCTTCTGCGGTTTGAGCTTTAAATATCATATGTATCCTCTTTTCTTCGCTAAAATAATAATTTATTTTTATTATAACACTTTAACAATAAAAAAAGTAGTGGGAAAAATTTAATTATTTATAAAATTTGACAAATTAAAATCAATATGATAGTAAAAAAGTTAAGAAAGAACTTCAAGTATTCAGAAAAATATTCAGGGATTAGAAATATTAAAAATAAAAACCCCAACTTTCAGATTTTACAACGAAAAAAATGTGTTAGTGAATGTTATGAAAATATCTTTTTTATTTTCATAGTGAACGGGCATTTTTGAGTATGTAAAATTTGAAGTTGGAAAAGGGGTTTTAGGGGAATTTTTCCCTGAAAATTTAAAATTTCATCTTTACAAATTTATAAAAAACATGTATAATACACAAAGATAGAGGTGCAATTATTAAGAGTAAATTTATGGAGAACAGTCAATTTGGTGAAGTAAATTGAAAGGAATAATTGCCGAAGGACAAAGATTGACTGACTTTGTTACTGGGGCTACGGAAAATATCCGTAGAACTGTCATTATCTTAATGATAATGGTGAGCTGTCAGATATAAATCGTAATTTTTTAATTATTAAAATAAATGTTTTATATGCTGATTTCTCTATCAGTATTTTTTTATATAAAAACAAAAAATCTGAGGAGGTATATCATGAAATTATTCGGAACATCAAAAATCAATGAAAATGGGAATTTGTCCATAGGAGGAGTGGACACGACAGAACTTGTAAAAGACTTTAAAACGCCGCTTTATGTAATGGATCAGGAACTGATAGAAACGACTATTGATAAAATGAAAAAAGCATTTGTTTCTTCGAGATTTGATACACATATTGCTTATGCGGGGAAAGCGTTTTTTACAACAGGTATGGCGAAAATTATCGAAGCAAAAGACCTGGAACTGGATGTAGTGTCGGGCGGAGAGCTTTATACTGCTTATAAAGCAGGATTTCCTATGAATAAAGTGCATATGCACGGAAATAATAAATCATACGAAGAACTTGAAATGGCAATAGATTTAGAGATAAAACAGATTGTAATAGATAATGAAGACGAAATCGGAAAAATCGAAAAAATATGCAAAGAAAAAAACAAAAAACAGGCAGTATTATTAAGAATAGACCCGGGAATAGAGGCTCATACTCATCATTACATAAAAACATCGGGATTGACTTCAAAATTCGGGATTTCTCTTTTTCAAAAAGATCTGCTTGATATAATAAAAAGAATTAATGACAGTGAATATCTTGAATTTAGAGGATTTCATACACATATAGGTTCGCAGATATTTCAGTCGATATTTTTTATATTTGCTTTGGAAGAAATATTCAAATATCTGGATAAACTGAAAAAAGAACTGGGGATTGTAGTACATACGGTAAATATGGGAGGTGGCTTCGGAGTCTATTATAAAGAAGGAGACGATCCTGTGCCTGTGGAAGAAGTACTGAAAGAAATAATAACTTATACAGAAGCAATGGAAATAAAATATAAAATAGGATTTAAAGAACTTTGTATCGAGCCGGGAAGAAGCATTGTCGGAAATGCCGGGACGACACTTTATGAAGTGGGAGGAATAAAGAAAACTGTCGGCGGAAAGACTTATGTTTTTGTAAATGGAGGAATGGCAGATAATATAAGACCTGCACTTTATCAGGCAGAATATGAAGCAGGAATTATAAACAAACTGGATAAAGAAGCGACAAGTGAAGTAACTGTTGCGGGAAAATTCTGCGAGTCAGGAGATATACTTATAGAAAAAACAAAAATTCAGGAAGCACATGTAGGCGATATACTTGCGATGACTACCACGGGAGCTTACTGTTATACTATGTCGAGTAATTATAACAGATTTACAAAGCCTGCCGTTGTATTTGTAAAAGACGGAAAAGCCAAGTTGGCTGTAAAAAGAGAAACTTTTGAAGATCTGATAAGAAATGATGAAATTTTTGAACTGTAATTTTTGTTAAATAAATGTTATAATATTACAATAGACAAAAAACAGATTAACTTCGGAAAGTAGGAATTGTAGTGATTATTGTACATAAATACGGCGGAAGTTCGGTAGCTACGACCGAAAAAATAATGAATATAGCAAAATATTTAGGAAAAGTAAAAGACGAGAAAAATGATGTAGTAGTGGTAGTTTCTGCAATGGGAAAAACAACCGACACACTTATAAAACTGGCTCATGAAATAACGGGAGATCCCGATAAAAGAGAAATGGACAGACTGATGTCTACGGGAGAACAGCAGACAATAGCTCTTTTGAGTATAGCGTTGCAGTCGTTGGGATATGATGCTATCTCTTTGACAGGGCGGCAGGCAGGAATCAGGACTTCAGGACATCACACGAAAAACAGAATAGAATCAATAGACGAAAAAAAGATAAAGAAACATCTGGAAGAAGGAAAGATTGTTATTATTGCAGGATTTCAGGGAGTAAATGAAAACGGAGATGTAGCTACGCTCGGGCGGGGAGGCTCGGATACTTCGGCAGTGGCATTAGCTGCGGCTCTAAACGGGAAATGTGAAATATATACAGACGTTGACGGTGTGTATTCCGTAGATCCGAGAATTTATCCCGAAGCGAAAAAGATTTCGTATATTTCTTATGACGAAATGATGGAACTCGCATTTCTCGGAGCGGGAGTAATGGAGACGAGAGCAGTGGAACTTGGTAAAAAATACGGTGTGGAAATATATGTAGGAAAGTCTTTGGGAGAAAAAAACGGTACTGTAATAACTGCAAAGGAGAAAATAATGGAAGAGAAAGTAATAACAGGCATATCGGTAAATGAAGATATATTAATGGTAAATATCGAGGAAATTCCTACTTATGCGAAAAATGTGTACGCAATATTGGAACAGGCGGTAAAATTCGGAGTAAATATAGGGGTAATAAGTCAGAATGATGTGTCGAGCGAACATGGAAGTTTCGCATTTACATGTCCTCAAAGCGATAAGGCTTCTCTTGAGAAAATAAG belongs to Pseudoleptotrichia goodfellowii and includes:
- a CDS encoding YiiX/YebB-like N1pC/P60 family cysteine hydrolase; the protein is MNLNRIIKKIVLLLIPVLFLISCKSIDPAYKWYSAKEVIAKSDQLQPGDILILSKRNTIRSMWGHVAVLNEEKKIVEFPSYSAGYSESPLFVWQKIDRQISVFRLKGIDDDYKNALFEEINKTVNKPYGLTFHKNFDKRLYCSQFVYLVFKKAGKKVGRNVDLDSNNGGWVMPFDIMRSPLLENVILE
- a CDS encoding peptidase U32 family protein; the encoded protein is MNIVAPAGNYEKLEAAIKAGANEVYFGLKGFGARRNNENLSIKEILDGIDYAHSRGIRTLIALNTVMKDVEIDAAYKYISKIYEHGLDAVIVQDLGFMSFLKENFPKLALHGSTQMTVANHVEANKLKELGLSRVVLAREMSFEEIKSIREKTDIELEIFVSGSLCISYSGNCYISSFIGGRSGNRGLCAYSCRKKFEDEEGNKAYFLSPNDQLLQTEEINKLKDIGINAIKVEGRKKSSEYVYETVSYYDNILKGKPRPTESYKLFNRGYSKGYFYLDNKLMNFKYSSNFGYFLGARIENSNNFRIDDELILGDGIQFVDSDFEKISGEYVNKLIVNGKKVQKADKDDIVSVGKLPDKTKYIYKNYSKEINDRIIHNIKVSKRFASIDGELFAEKGQEIMLKFSIYNLKDEKIEVLKKGNVIEQDAKKEITKEQIAEKLGELGDTTFELNSLKINYDGKSFIPFSELKSLKRECVSELQEKLVNSYRKKLEEKKVKTFKGKCNTEPIFSALVSNEEQEKACREAGIEKIYHKQYDVAKEKNLHKTDKIKTDSNLASNLYQVAMGEKNNINGQSSDWNLNVFNNYTLDLFSQFPNLETVFLSPELNYKQLKMIKSDKVKIGMIIYGYLKGMYIEHKIFDKEYKELQGEFYDKYKILKNDLDNIELYLDKPMNLIPKLDQIKEFNFDELRLDFTFETAEEVKKIIKSLQTKKGNYNPYSFERGVF
- a CDS encoding O-antigen ligase family protein; amino-acid sequence: MEIIKNRNYIEKMYMLLGGAIFTHYVLVIVLCILLLKDIFVTGEYKKILKDKSLVIVEAVLGLSIITSLFYKNYYGLIAIPMLLCIMVGRYYTRIVSDDFKNYNLELMAKFSGTAFFISLIECLITKDRAGYFSYLNPNYLGNIMVMAAVVNLYLALKKRTKLNFLIFILNFMTIVMSGSRSALAAAIIGIFVLLYYFLEKKAFFICVLFLISYIAGVYCDFLPFLREDSISKYYGLRKDILKMALRAFKSNILFGHGNFYYFKYTKFYPHSHNAVTELLISYGLIGTVALMTVWLKYIYDIFKDDKSNVLKISILLGVVAHNLTDFPIFWIQTVLLFIMILSCWENKDEVKKLRFHSRNIK
- a CDS encoding Abi family protein, which codes for MFLESFKSEIYQENVYFENIFMLFNFDRELRMILLKYILIVERTIKTKISYHFSMKYDDKYLNANNFDYNNRRKSLQILRLIYNMSKVKRIYSEVNSSIYHYQKIHDKIPLWVLVEKLNFGIISHFFYCLI
- a CDS encoding Abi family protein, whose translation is MLDLKDQNAIVKEIFEDYKEEYNYNKKSILNPAETSEILFFICNFRNKCAHDERIYQHKHKFTSGKSPNPFIFKDKNIKFNNDVFALIVSLKIFLIKENYIEMINKINELISKLPALLPNHYKKILNKMGFSNDWENIMLEIIK
- a CDS encoding DUF4870 domain-containing protein, with the protein product MSSNIKEQASIGGLRANAAAALINLSFFLPGLGFLISLLALILETKNQFVRTYAKQTLALGMLLFVSVFLNVFIFIGNAAFVIITFVLSIVQIIAIIKSFLGQEFEIPYIKKVSELLFVD
- the holA gene encoding DNA polymerase III subunit delta; amino-acid sequence: MIYFIGGTKHREFRYFDLLEKIRKENPGISESFFDVDIKEEEKFLEKVSFNSIFSTEELIVLRRAEKLKDLEKTLDYIANLDIVGKEIIIDYFKEDGKTGVKLSKKLEELKKNGKLEVYLFPKEDDGEIKKYIKKELGISEKDTAMLLEMIGNDPFKVKNEVEKIKIYLNGDSFNMQEMKKIVSVEKEYRIYETVDKILNNKAAEVIDYLEKTKEYMGVLYSLYGELEVMYKLSCLRSSGMKFSSNYAVFKNEFEGIKEIFKTNNRLPNPYVIFMKFPKLKNYTAKNLRRLVFRCWEVEKDIKTGKIEMESGIETLIMETADLYVKK
- the rpsT gene encoding 30S ribosomal protein S20, with translation MAHSKSSKKRIFIGERNASRNQAIKSRVKTFVKKVLSAVEAKNVDEAKTALQVAYKELDKAVTKGVLKKNTASRKKSRLALKVNSLAS
- a CDS encoding MATE family efflux transporter, producing MIFKAQTAEERRKMILNGNILNTLLFLSVPTLLVGAIQAFIPLSDGLFLNNIAGVVTASAVTFSQPVLNIMIALSQGLGAAAMAMIGQLYGRGVIKAVKEVTLQVFVFGFVIGLILIPVCIGAGYLVSANITSEIKHEVFVYISLYSLVMPLVFMTAIYNSAKNAVGRPEVTFIRVFILLFLKIIFNTVFLYFFEMKIVGAVMASLFSYIIISVWMYHDLFIKNTDMKLDLKKYHLNLPIVARLFKIGFPSMLSYMLIQTGFVLINKEVDKYDAISLNAQGIASNINSICFILPSAIGTTVTTMISMNMGIGEIKKAKKIFTYGWITSVVIALLTIGMIVPLAGKITVLFTRNKEVLDIANHALNIYTYSVIGFGVFSVCQGVFIALGRTKVPLFMAILRIWFFRYLFILFTQKFLGVYAVFWGNLFSNTLAAILFFCLVKKLDWNINPAKIQKKKLK